In the genome of Geotrypetes seraphini chromosome 16, aGeoSer1.1, whole genome shotgun sequence, one region contains:
- the LOC117350354 gene encoding olfactory receptor 473-like, which yields MAYDRYVAICNPLHYSVIMNKRVCALLSASSWVIGFLDALPYGVFMSYSSFCGHNVIDHLFCNFQTMLQLLCNDTSAIKLLMNTLNLPLVLVSLVLILTSYIYIISSILKMQSVNGRYKAFSTCSSHLTVVSIYCGASLFVYLSPISAKTRSVHKLLDASYSTVIPMLNPIIYSLRNKDIKAALKKGTERRIGG from the coding sequence ATGGCCTATGACCGTTATGTGGCCATCTGCAACCCTTTACACTACTCGGTCATTATGAACAAGAGGGTCTGTGCCCTTCTGTCTGCCAGTTCCTGGGTTATTGGGTTTTTGGATGCTCTGCCATACGGTGTGTTCATGTCTTATTCCTCCTTCTGTGGGCACAATGTGAttgaccatttattctgtaaTTTCCAAACAATGCTGCAACTCTTGTGCAATGATACCTCTGCCATTAAACTGCTGATGAACACTCTAAACTTGCCTTTGGTGTTGGTGTCCCTTGTCCTCATCTTGACATCCTACATCTACATCATTTCTTCCATATTGAAAATGCAATCTGTGAACGGGAGGTACAAGGCCTTCTCCACCTGCTCATCCCACCTAACAGTTGTTAGTATATACTGTGGGGCTTCACTGTTTGTCTATTTGAGCCCCATCTCGGCAAAAACAAGGTCAGTTCATAAACTCTTAGATGCATCATATAGTACTGTGATCCCCATGTTGAATCCCATTATTTACAGCCTAAGGAACAAAGACATTAAAGCTGCTCTGAAGAAGGGAACTGAAAGGAGAATAGGGGGTTAA